In Actinomycetota bacterium, a genomic segment contains:
- the fdhF gene encoding formate dehydrogenase subunit alpha: protein MTKINLTINGKNIAAVGGMTILEAAKGADIGIPTLCHDPRLKPYGACRLCLVEVKGSKKPLLSCATKVTEGMEVETETPALLRIRKTLVELLLSDHKINCVTCESSGRCKLQDLAYEFGIEDNRFIGERNTFKIEDFNPLIERDPSKCILCGRCVRICEEVQQDSVYTFAGRSFSTVVTTPYDRSLIQTKCELCGQCISACPTAALIDKTAKNQGRIWETSATKTTCPYCGCGCELELHVKDGRIVRVSADVQSGVNRGNACVKGRFAMGFVNHKDRLKNPLIRKDGKLTEATFDEAIGLIASKLAKIKEESGPDSIGVFASARCTNEENYLLQKFIRAAVGTNNIDHCARLUHAPTVAGLAAAFGSGAMTNSLSDIAQSDVILVMGSNTTESHPIVALEIKRAVSDFGAKLIVIDPRRIRLADYADIYLSQKPGSDVALLNGIMHVIIEEGLADQAFTLARCEDFEAFKRAVRKYTPELAEEISGVKADDIRRVARLFGAAKNGAIFYCMGLTQHVTGTDNVLSVANLAMLTGNIGRPGTGVNPLRGQNNVQGACDMGALPNVFAGYQKVSDEAAAQKFESAWGGSLSRKEGLTVTEMIWAAASGGIKALYIMGENPMLSDADTSHVEEALKNLDLLVVQDIFLTETAALADVVLPGASFAEKDGTFTNTERRVQRVRRAIPVLGGAKEDLKIIADLSAAMGYPMEYASASEIMDEIAKLTPSYGGISYQRIETEGLQWPCPSPAHPGTPILHTEKFARGLGKFHPVEYKDPNEVVDEEYPLILTTGRLLHQYHTGTMTRKSEAIEEVCGAALLEINPKDAERLGVESGDMVKVTSRRGSVEIKACVTEKIQKGALFAPFHFKESPINRLTNPALDPVAKIPEFKVAAVKVEKV, encoded by the coding sequence ATGACGAAGATCAATCTCACGATAAACGGCAAAAATATAGCGGCCGTGGGCGGCATGACCATCCTGGAGGCGGCCAAGGGAGCGGATATCGGCATCCCCACCCTCTGCCACGATCCGCGCCTCAAGCCCTATGGGGCTTGCCGCCTCTGCCTGGTAGAGGTCAAGGGGTCCAAGAAGCCGCTTCTCTCCTGCGCTACCAAAGTGACTGAGGGGATGGAGGTAGAGACGGAGACGCCTGCTCTGCTTCGCATCAGAAAGACCCTGGTTGAACTGCTCCTTTCCGACCACAAAATAAACTGCGTCACCTGTGAGAGCTCGGGCCGTTGCAAATTGCAGGACTTGGCCTACGAGTTTGGGATAGAGGATAATCGCTTCATTGGGGAGAGGAACACTTTTAAAATCGAGGATTTTAACCCCTTGATCGAGCGAGACCCAAGCAAGTGCATCCTCTGCGGCCGCTGCGTTAGAATCTGCGAAGAGGTTCAACAAGACAGCGTCTATACCTTTGCGGGTCGCAGCTTCAGCACGGTGGTGACGACCCCTTATGATCGCTCCCTAATTCAGACCAAGTGCGAGCTCTGCGGACAATGCATCTCGGCCTGTCCGACGGCGGCCCTCATCGATAAGACAGCCAAGAATCAGGGCCGGATTTGGGAGACGAGCGCCACCAAGACGACCTGCCCCTATTGCGGCTGCGGCTGCGAGCTCGAGCTTCACGTGAAAGACGGGCGCATCGTCCGCGTCTCAGCCGATGTCCAGAGCGGGGTCAATCGGGGCAACGCCTGCGTCAAGGGGCGCTTTGCCATGGGCTTTGTCAATCACAAGGATAGGCTTAAGAACCCGCTCATCAGAAAGGACGGCAAGCTTACCGAGGCCACTTTCGATGAGGCGATAGGGCTTATCGCCTCCAAATTGGCCAAAATCAAAGAGGAGAGCGGGCCCGATTCGATCGGCGTCTTTGCCTCGGCCAGGTGCACCAATGAGGAGAATTATCTTCTGCAGAAGTTTATCCGGGCGGCGGTTGGCACCAACAACATCGATCACTGCGCCCGCTTGTGACACGCTCCAACGGTGGCCGGTCTGGCCGCAGCGTTTGGAAGCGGGGCGATGACAAATTCGCTCTCCGATATAGCCCAGTCCGATGTCATCCTGGTCATGGGCTCAAATACCACCGAGAGCCATCCCATCGTTGCCTTGGAGATCAAGCGGGCAGTCAGTGATTTTGGGGCAAAACTCATCGTCATCGATCCAAGGCGGATAAGGCTGGCCGATTACGCCGACATCTACCTCTCCCAAAAACCCGGAAGCGACGTGGCCCTCCTTAACGGAATCATGCATGTCATAATCGAAGAGGGTCTGGCGGATCAGGCCTTCACCTTGGCCAGGTGTGAAGACTTCGAAGCCTTCAAAAGGGCGGTCCGCAAATATACCCCCGAACTTGCTGAGGAGATTTCCGGCGTCAAGGCCGATGATATCAGAAGGGTTGCCCGCCTCTTTGGAGCGGCCAAAAACGGGGCCATCTTCTATTGCATGGGCTTAACCCAGCATGTGACCGGGACGGATAACGTCCTTTCGGTGGCCAATCTGGCCATGCTGACCGGAAACATCGGCCGGCCTGGAACCGGGGTCAATCCTTTGCGCGGTCAGAACAACGTCCAGGGCGCCTGCGATATGGGGGCTCTTCCCAACGTCTTTGCAGGCTACCAGAAGGTTAGCGATGAGGCGGCCGCCCAAAAATTCGAATCCGCCTGGGGGGGGAGCCTCTCCCGCAAAGAGGGCTTGACCGTAACCGAGATGATTTGGGCGGCCGCCTCCGGAGGCATCAAGGCCCTCTATATTATGGGCGAAAACCCCATGCTCTCCGATGCCGATACCTCCCACGTCGAAGAGGCCCTAAAGAATCTCGACCTTCTGGTGGTTCAAGATATCTTCTTAACCGAAACCGCCGCTCTGGCCGACGTGGTTCTGCCGGGGGCAAGCTTTGCCGAAAAGGATGGCACCTTCACCAATACCGAGCGCCGCGTCCAGAGGGTCAGAAGAGCTATCCCAGTGCTTGGTGGGGCAAAAGAAGACTTAAAGATAATCGCCGATCTCTCGGCGGCCATGGGTTATCCGATGGAGTATGCGAGCGCAAGCGAGATAATGGATGAGATAGCAAAGCTTACCCCAAGTTACGGCGGCATAAGTTATCAGCGGATTGAAACGGAGGGCCTGCAGTGGCCCTGTCCAAGCCCGGCTCACCCTGGAACCCCTATCCTTCACACAGAGAAATTTGCTCGGGGCCTGGGCAAATTCCATCCCGTTGAATATAAAGATCCAAACGAGGTCGTCGATGAGGAGTATCCCCTCATCCTCACCACGGGCCGCCTCCTTCATCAGTATCATACCGGCACCATGACCAGAAAATCGGAAGCCATCGAGGAGGTCTGCGGGGCGGCCCTTCTTGAAATAAACCCCAAGGACGCCGAGAGGCTGGGGGTTGAGAGCGGCGATATGGTCAAGGTAACCTCCAGGCGGGGCAGCGTTGAGATAAAGGCTTGCGTAACCGAGAAGATTCAAAAAGGCGCCCTCTTTGCCCCCTTCCACTTCAAAGAGTCTCCCATAAACCGGCTGACCAACCCGGCTCTCGACCCGGTTGCCAAGATTCCCGAATTCAAAGTGGCCGCCGTCAAGGTGGAGAAGGTTTAA
- a CDS encoding CBS domain-containing protein, with amino-acid sequence MNVKDIMTKNPISISEEASLKKAAVMLKEEKVGSLLVVDSNGDLAGIITDRILVVDAIANGFDFNKTQVKEIMYESMVSVTPDMEATKAARLLEELEIRYLPVMEGKKTVGILSISDLANFVKDFIDCILIELGARVVKRRIG; translated from the coding sequence ACGTCAAAGATATCATGACCAAGAATCCCATTTCCATATCCGAGGAGGCGAGTCTCAAAAAGGCGGCCGTCATGCTGAAAGAGGAGAAGGTCGGCTCCCTCTTGGTCGTGGACTCCAACGGCGATCTTGCCGGTATCATAACCGATCGCATCCTAGTCGTTGACGCCATCGCCAACGGCTTTGATTTCAACAAGACTCAAGTCAAGGAGATCATGTACGAGAGCATGGTCTCGGTCACCCCGGACATGGAGGCGACCAAGGCGGCCCGCCTATTGGAGGAGCTTGAGATAAGATATCTGCCCGTCATGGAGGGCAAGAAAACCGTCGGCATCCTCTCCATCTCGGATCTGGCAAATTTCGTCAAGGACTTCATCGACTGCATCCTGATAGAACTCGGCGCCCGTGTCGTCAAGAGGAGGATCGGCTAA